The following coding sequences are from one Hymenobacter sp. DG25A window:
- a CDS encoding SHOCT domain-containing protein encodes MSQDPSPLDTLRQLKEWLDAGTITQQEFDTLKRKLLFSEGTAAVPAAPVNEPTETSIPAPIEDPLLRPFVLGEEPAPVAPLQPQAPATPAENFNHPIIAGRPGASPTAENSYESSTELPEDNAPDTTPPRNPLTLVLIIGGIVALLGLVLYLAMGSRESEHLTSISQSASDSVAVRPEEGPQAEQIELPPAAAPETVRVVPATPSPAATATTDSVTTPATQPAPAASPAPTAAVDADLRTQVQNALLSYYEDLKAAPFNASQHFAGQVERFYTQQNTTPAAIEAELAKSHFPEFQEAETIIEPGTLQIGPETNDGSRVVTYREKSRAFRVSRQQHQQTIAQVRVRFDRNLKIVYLRQERLLENSFTD; translated from the coding sequence ATGTCCCAAGATCCTTCCCCGCTCGATACCCTCCGCCAGCTCAAAGAGTGGCTCGACGCCGGTACCATCACCCAGCAGGAGTTTGATACCCTGAAGCGCAAGCTGCTGTTTAGCGAAGGTACTGCCGCCGTACCCGCTGCTCCGGTGAATGAGCCCACGGAAACCAGCATTCCGGCCCCTATTGAGGACCCGTTGCTGCGCCCTTTTGTACTGGGCGAAGAGCCCGCCCCGGTAGCACCCCTGCAGCCGCAGGCCCCCGCTACGCCGGCCGAGAATTTTAACCACCCCATTATTGCCGGCCGGCCCGGGGCGTCGCCCACGGCTGAGAATTCCTACGAATCTTCTACGGAGCTGCCGGAGGATAATGCTCCGGACACCACGCCCCCGCGCAATCCGCTGACTTTGGTGCTGATTATCGGAGGCATTGTGGCGCTTCTGGGCCTGGTGCTGTATCTGGCCATGGGCTCCCGGGAATCAGAGCACCTGACCAGCATTTCCCAAAGCGCCTCTGATTCTGTAGCCGTGCGCCCGGAAGAAGGCCCCCAGGCCGAGCAGATTGAGCTTCCCCCGGCGGCCGCGCCCGAAACCGTGCGGGTAGTACCTGCTACTCCGTCGCCCGCCGCTACCGCCACCACCGATTCAGTTACAACGCCGGCCACGCAGCCCGCGCCAGCGGCCTCACCGGCCCCGACGGCTGCCGTAGATGCCGATTTGCGTACCCAGGTGCAGAATGCACTGCTCTCTTACTACGAGGATTTGAAAGCGGCCCCGTTTAATGCCTCGCAGCACTTTGCCGGGCAGGTAGAGCGGTTCTACACCCAGCAGAATACCACGCCCGCCGCCATTGAGGCCGAGCTGGCTAAATCCCACTTTCCGGAGTTTCAGGAAGCTGAAACCATCATCGAGCCTGGTACTTTGCAGATAGGCCCCGAAACCAACGACGGCTCCCGCGTGGTTACCTACCGCGAGAAAAGCCGGGCCTTCCGCGTGTCGCGCCAGCAGCACCAGCAAACCATTGCCCAGGTGCGCGTGCGCTTCGACCGCAACCTGAAAATAGTCTACCTGCGCCAGGAACGGCTGCTGGAAAACTCCTTCACCGATTAA
- a CDS encoding DUF3089 domain-containing protein: protein MRLLLPVKSAWVAAALLLLASAGCIKVIQPGKSFAAYTPPALPDYALPANWAALPERRDSADAVPPHSGLHDEQAQATADVFFVHPTTYFRRGSWNANLNDLLLNRFTDNSTIRKQASAFNAAGRIYAPRYRQATLFSFFDTQDTNGEQALNLAYTDVKAAFQYYLAHYNQGRPIIIASHSQGTFHATRLLHEFFDNNPQLRKRLVAAYLVGYKVKQDEYQVLKPCADSTQTGCYISWNTVEWGYEYEPFKGATAINPLTWTLDTLTAPATLNKGGVRFDFDKTDPQVVDAKVHDGIVWVHTPKPAGYPRFLLPGRPELRHSFHIADYSLFYLNLRQNAAARVRAYQKQQ, encoded by the coding sequence ATGCGCTTGCTTTTGCCTGTTAAGTCTGCCTGGGTGGCCGCTGCGCTGTTGCTGCTTGCCAGCGCCGGGTGCATTAAAGTAATTCAGCCCGGAAAAAGCTTTGCGGCCTACACGCCGCCGGCTTTGCCCGATTATGCCCTGCCCGCCAACTGGGCTGCCCTGCCCGAGCGCCGCGACTCCGCCGATGCCGTGCCCCCCCACAGCGGCCTGCACGACGAGCAGGCCCAAGCCACGGCCGATGTATTTTTCGTGCACCCCACCACGTATTTCCGCCGCGGTTCCTGGAATGCAAATTTGAATGATTTGCTGCTGAACCGGTTCACCGATAACAGCACCATCCGGAAGCAGGCCAGCGCCTTCAACGCCGCCGGCCGCATTTACGCGCCGCGCTACCGGCAGGCCACCTTGTTTTCGTTTTTCGATACGCAGGATACCAATGGGGAGCAGGCACTAAACCTGGCGTATACCGATGTAAAGGCTGCTTTTCAGTATTATCTCGCGCATTACAACCAGGGCCGGCCCATTATTATTGCCAGCCATAGCCAGGGCACGTTTCACGCCACGCGGCTGCTGCACGAGTTTTTCGATAATAACCCACAGCTCCGAAAGCGACTGGTGGCCGCCTATCTGGTAGGCTATAAGGTGAAGCAGGATGAATATCAGGTCCTAAAGCCCTGCGCAGACTCCACCCAAACCGGCTGCTACATCAGCTGGAACACAGTAGAGTGGGGCTATGAATACGAGCCGTTTAAGGGAGCTACCGCCATAAACCCGCTTACCTGGACACTGGACACGCTAACGGCCCCCGCTACCCTAAACAAAGGCGGTGTGCGCTTCGATTTTGATAAAACAGATCCTCAGGTAGTAGATGCCAAGGTGCACGATGGTATTGTGTGGGTACACACTCCCAAGCCTGCCGGCTACCCCCGCTTCCTGCTGCCCGGACGCCCGGAGCTGCGCCATTCCTTCCACATTGCCGACTACAGCCTGTTCTACCTGAACCTGCGGCAAAACGCGGCAGCGCGGGTGCGCGCCTATCAGAAACAACAGTAG
- the rpsB gene encoding 30S ribosomal protein S2, with protein MAQTTTYKELLDAGAHFGHLTRKWDPKMAPYIFMEKNGIHIIDLNKTLVSLEQASNAIRNIAKSGRKVLFVATKKQAQEIVTEEAKRLKMPFVTDRWLGGMLTNFATVRKSLKKMSTIDKMVKENTAYAALAKRERLMLSREREKLERVLGGIADLSRLPAALFVIDVKREHIAVKEAQKLGIPVFAICDTNSNPELVNFPIPANDDASKSIQLIVSVMGKAMEEGLSERKVDKEEADKKQSEDEGIKEKQTAEE; from the coding sequence GGTGCCCACTTTGGTCACCTTACGCGCAAGTGGGACCCGAAAATGGCGCCGTACATCTTCATGGAGAAGAACGGCATCCATATCATTGACCTGAACAAAACGCTGGTTTCGCTGGAGCAGGCGTCCAATGCTATCCGCAACATCGCCAAGAGCGGTCGAAAAGTATTGTTCGTAGCCACCAAGAAGCAGGCGCAGGAAATTGTAACCGAAGAGGCCAAGCGCCTGAAAATGCCATTCGTTACCGACCGGTGGTTGGGTGGTATGCTCACCAACTTCGCTACGGTTCGCAAGTCCCTGAAGAAAATGAGCACCATTGACAAGATGGTGAAGGAAAACACGGCTTATGCCGCTCTCGCTAAGCGTGAGCGTCTGATGCTCTCGCGTGAGCGGGAGAAGCTTGAGCGTGTACTGGGCGGCATTGCCGACCTGAGCCGCCTGCCCGCTGCCCTGTTCGTAATTGACGTGAAGCGCGAGCACATTGCCGTGAAAGAAGCTCAGAAATTGGGCATTCCGGTATTCGCTATCTGCGACACGAACTCGAACCCCGAGCTGGTAAACTTCCCCATCCCGGCCAACGATGACGCTTCCAAGTCTATCCAGCTCATCGTGAGCGTAATGGGTAAGGCCATGGAAGAAGGTCTGTCGGAGCGCAAGGTGGACAAAGAGGAAGCCGACAAGAAGCAGTCGGAAGACGAAGGCATCAAAGAAAAACAGACCGCCGAAGAATAG
- the tsf gene encoding translation elongation factor Ts yields the protein MAAITAADVNKLRTMTGAGMMDCKKALTEADGDFEAARDILRKQGQKIADKRAENATSEGFVAVSVSEDGTNGKLVALACETESVAKVANFRELVQRILDAAVRTNATSKEELLATKEEDGLTIQEHITDLMGKIGEKLDLTYATLTAEKVASYIHSDSKKGVLVGLKNVGGADTAAVGRDVAMQIVAMKPVAVDKDGVDSAIAEREIEIGKEQARAEGKPEAMLEKIAQGKLNKFFKENTLLNQEFVKDNSMTIAQLLDKTSKGMTVSDFKRVAIGA from the coding sequence ATGGCCGCAATTACTGCCGCAGACGTGAACAAGCTCCGCACCATGACTGGCGCGGGCATGATGGATTGCAAAAAAGCCCTGACCGAAGCCGATGGCGACTTCGAAGCAGCTCGTGACATTCTGCGCAAGCAGGGTCAGAAAATTGCTGACAAGCGTGCTGAAAACGCAACGTCGGAAGGCTTTGTAGCCGTAAGCGTAAGCGAAGATGGCACCAACGGCAAGCTGGTTGCTCTGGCCTGCGAAACCGAATCGGTAGCGAAAGTGGCTAACTTCCGTGAGCTGGTTCAGCGCATTCTGGACGCCGCCGTACGTACCAACGCTACTTCGAAAGAAGAGCTGCTGGCTACCAAGGAAGAAGATGGCCTGACCATTCAGGAGCACATCACCGACTTGATGGGCAAAATCGGCGAGAAGCTGGACCTGACCTACGCTACCCTCACAGCTGAGAAAGTGGCTTCTTACATCCACTCCGACAGCAAGAAAGGCGTACTCGTGGGCCTGAAGAACGTAGGTGGTGCTGACACTGCCGCTGTAGGCCGCGACGTAGCTATGCAGATTGTAGCCATGAAGCCCGTAGCCGTTGACAAAGACGGTGTGGACTCGGCTATTGCAGAGCGCGAAATTGAAATCGGCAAAGAGCAGGCGCGTGCTGAAGGCAAGCCCGAGGCAATGCTGGAGAAAATTGCTCAGGGCAAACTGAACAAGTTCTTCAAAGAGAATACCCTCCTGAACCAGGAGTTCGTGAAAGACAACTCGATGACCATTGCTCAGCTGCTCGACAAAACGTCGAAAGGCATGACGGTATCGGACTTCAAGCGCGTGGCTATTGGTGCCTAA